In Oreochromis aureus strain Israel breed Guangdong linkage group 9, ZZ_aureus, whole genome shotgun sequence, the genomic window gttgagcttgactccatcctcaacctgaaaaggccccacaagctcatctttgatgataccagcccaaaccagtactccaccttcACTTtcctggcgtctgagtcggactggagctctctgccctttaccaatccagccacgggcccatccatctggcccatcaagactcactctcatttcatcagtccataaaaccttagaaaaatcagtcttgagatatttcttggcccagtcttgacgtttcagcttgtgtgtcttgttcagtggtggtcgtctttcagcctttcttaccttggccatgtctctgagtattgcacaccttgtgcttttgggcacttcagtgatgttgcagctctgaaatatggccaaactggtggcaagtggcatcttggcagctgcacgcttgacttttctcagttcatgggcagttattttgcgccttggtttttccacacgcttcttgcaaCCCTGtcgactattttgaatgaaacgcttgattgttcgatgatcacgcttcagaagctttgcaattttaagactgctgcatccctctgcaagatatctcaagtccttcttttgacccattttgccaaaggaaaggaagttgcctaataattatgcacacctgatatagggtgttgatgtcattagaccacaccccttctcattacagagatgcacatcacctaatatgcttaattggtagtaggctttcaagcctatacagcttggagtaagacaacatgcatgaagaggatgatgtggacaaaatactcatttgcctaataattctgcactccctgtttATATTATGAGATATGAGATATAAGATAAGAGTTTATTGATCCCACGGCAGGGAAATTTGTAATCATACAAAATGTGCCGAAAGAAACTTTCCAACCACTCATTCATTAAGCAGTCACCCCATCAcaccatcaaattcaaaaagaTATTTCTCACAAACCAACTTCCTACACtcaaatagtaaaaaaaaaaaaaacagaaaataaactatTGCTGCTATATTATCTTTCCTTTACCTAGAAGCTTTCTAAGTTTGGTTAAGACAGAAAGTAAGATAAATGTACCTTCGTACTACCATGTCAAATGAAGGAAGCGAACTTAACGAAAAGTGCAGAAAAATTAAACAGGAGTAACCAAATAAAGTATTCACAGAGGAGGAATGGGATAAAACACGTTTTACAATTATTAAGATTATGTAGACAGGTACACTGAGCCTTCCTCTCGCTGAGCTGTGGGCCACGTGGGGAGATTATCTACAGTGAAGAGTTACAGCCTTTTATGCATGTACTAATACTAGGGAGGATTTAAGGCCTGGATAAAAGTCTTTTGTCCTCTCCAATGGAAAATGGATAAGATGAaagtggggatttttttttagctagcTCCTCATTTACAGTTCTGGAATCAGCTTTGCAGTCTCATGCATCATTTAAATCAGACGCTGCACCCTTATCCcttatttattcactttttaTCAACATGCCTGTACCACAACACTCGCTTTCTTCAGAGCATCATCCCCCCCTTCCTTCTTTGACGTTATAGTATGATTCTAGTCTGTCTTTGCATGTGACTGACCACGTGGTGCGCCCATCAAACTACATTTAAGTCCCTGCCTGCATGGATTCTCAGCAGAACTGGCTGAAGATTTGGTCTCCCTGACGGCACAGGGAAGTAGTTTGTTTGCAAACAACACATTACTCCACTGCAGACCAACGTTGTGTCCTTTACGCTTGTTTCTAGTGTTGAGGTCATAGTGAAAGCaatgttttacttttcttaATGCTGTATGTAAATTAATTACTGTTCtgagaaagtaatttgttacactactCATTACATTACTTTCTCAATACACTTTATCTGTTACCTGAAATGCACTGTCTCATAATTaccaacaaacaataaaaaccttAGGCTACAGactcacacagtgaaaaaaatcCTCACCTTATTAATACAAACATATAAACTTTTAGCTTTTACTAATGAACACAAAGATGACAACaagaagatgaaaaccagcactgAGAGACTTTAAAGTGACAGTGCCACAGTGGTAGAAGCAGTGAAAGATGGATATGTAGAGACAGAGGCTGCTGCCTGACTGCTCATCGctgcttttgttacctgttgaagttcaggctgctgctgggctggggttagcatttactcagctttaacataACACTTGCTTCTTGACTAGATTGTCGTTAGtttgctgtctgtgcagatggtTGCAAACAGCCAAAGTTTTGTTAGTAGCATACTGCTGTTGAAGACAGTGGTGTGGTGAGGAGACCTCAAAGATGCCTTGCACCTCATGCTAACTGTCCAGCATGGTGAGGTGATGACATGAGCTTGTTTTGCAGTCACAGTatctgggcaccttgcagtcattgaatCAGGCAGCGTTaactagagtcaaatgtgaggccatctttCTGACAGCTAAACTTTGGCCCAAATTAGGTTATGCAACAGGAAAATGATCTCAAGCATCCCATGCCCCAAAATATGAAcctaaataaaagcaaaagggGCGGCCAATGGAGCTATGAAGGGGGGAAATTAGCAGTGCTTACCCAGACCATTTTTTCTGTGGGTATTTAGTCTGTGTCACAAATTTTTGATCATTGCATTTCTGTATTGTATGATTAACACAGTCAACACAATTACATTTGTATGACACATTTCCTCCAGAGCAGAGTGTGAAAGTTATCTGATCATCTGCCAAAAGTACAACTAAATGAAACAGTGATATGGTTTTActgtttaattttaaaagtgAGTTCTTCCTAGTTTTCAGTGGTAAAACAGCTTGATGCAAACAAGAAACCTTAGACAACTGAATTTAATGGCTTAATTTTCAAGCAAAAAATTAAGTTGTGGGGATTTAGAGATGAAAAAAAGGCAGCCAAAAAGTCAGTTAATCATGCATCAGGATCACTAAGGGAGCATCATGAGtacttttattttcacttgcagcCTGACTGACAAGAATGACTGTGTGGTTTTGTTTAGTCGTCTGTGTAACTGCAAGAGATGAACAGTCACTGTCATTCAAGAcagaagaacaaaaatgaatgaagcctttatttgtcacttggAATTGCCTGCAGTGAAAATGGACCGCTTCTGACcatacatacagtggcttgcaaaagtattcggcccccttgaacttttccacattttgtcacattacagccacaaacatgaatcaattttattggaattccacgtgaaagaccaatacaaagtggtgtacacgtgagaagtggaacaaaaatcatacatgattccaaacattttttacaaataaataactgaaaagtggggtgtgcgtaattattcagccccctgagtcaatactttgtagaaccaccttttgctgcaattacagctgccagtcttttagggtatgtctctaccagctttgcacatctagagactgaaatccttgcccattcttctttgcaaaacagttccacaactgccctgtgacagCCTCAGaagttgtctaagagaatattgggagcaacaacaccatgaagtccaaagaacacaccagacaggtcagggataaagttattgagaaatttaaagcaggcttaggctacaaaaagatttcccaagccttgaacatcccacggagcactgttcaagcgatcattcagaaatggaaggagtatggcacaactgtaaacctaccaagacaaggccgtccacctaaactcacaggccgaacaaggagagcgctgatcagaaatgcagccaagaggcccatggtgactctggacgagctgcagagatctacagctcaggtgggggaatctgtccataggacaactattagtcatgcaatgcacaaagttggcctttatggaagagtggcacgaagaaagccattgttaacagaaaaccataagaagtcccgtttgcagtttgccacaagccatgtgggggacacagcaaacatgtggaagaaggtgctctggtcagatgagaccaaaatggaactttctggccaaaatgcaaaacgctatgtgtggcggaaaactaacactgcacatcactctgaacacaccatccccactgtcaaatatggtggtggcagcatcatgctctgggggtgcttctcttcagcagggacagggaagctggtcagagttgatgggaagatggatggagccaaatacagggcaatcttggaagaaaacctcttggagtctgcaaaagacttgagactggggcggaggttcaccttccagcaggacaacgagcctaaacataaagccagggcaacaatggaatggtttaaaacaaaacatatccatgtgttagaatggcccagtcaaagtccagatctaaatccaatcgagaatctgcggcaacatctgaaaactgctgttcacaaacgctgtccatctaatctgactgagctggagctgttttgcaaagaagaatgagcaaggatttcagtctccagatgtgcaaagctggtagagacataccctaaaagactggcagctgtaattgcagcaaaaggtggttctacaaagtattgactcagggggctgaataattacgcacaccccacttttcagttatttatttgtaaaaaatgtttgaaatcatgtatgattttcattccacttctcacgtgtacaccactttgtattggtctttcacgtggaattccaataaaattgattcgtgtttgtggctgtaatgtcacaaaatgtgggaaagttcaagggggccgaatacttttgcaagccactgtatattacacaaacatcacatagggaagacaggtcagaatAGGTAGCAAGTTTTAAGAAAACCAATGAAAATACACCACATCGGGgacaggaggagaaaaaaggatTCTACTCAGATGAATGGGTGGTTTAGATTCATCATTAATCACAATGGACACACTGTTGGCATCAATCAGGCTGTACACCATAAGACGTGTCTGTGCATGTCCTAATATGAGGCTGTTTCTCGGAAAGCTTTCAGCGAGCTGTTGGCGGTTTGAAATATTACAGTATCTCTATtaagaggaggaggtgtgattatgatacaggcacacacacaaataaacacgTATTAAAATAACCCGTCGTCACTTCTTCTTCCTGCACTTACCAATAAGTATCCAAGCACTGATGAACTTTTTGTTGCAGCCTGATCAGCGTATCGGACCACCGGCCAAAATGTCTGTGAAGATCCTCTCCATCACTTTCCTCCTGCTctcaatgtgtgtgtgctgccaCTCCTCTGAAGGTAACTGTGCTCTTACTTTTCTAAAggacaaaaagagagaaagtacATAAAATTGATTACACCAATTACTATTACCAAAAATGGCTCCTAGCTTTCTTTGGTTTTATTGGAAATGACTGCTCTGTAAGGACTCTCATAGTTTCTTTTACCATTAATCTCTATATCAGTCACATTCTTGTTGGTAATCATCATGATATTTAAACtatacatattttatttccagTGACATTACCCAATTATGTTTCATGGTGCGTTGCATGCTCGGCATCATTTGCATCGTCCTTTTGACTGTCATAACTGCCAACATACTATGGTAGCACAGTGTGCAGTGGTTTCTTTCAAGCTGATTCACTCTGTAGCCAGATGTTGATACTGTTTCTGAGTGAACAGTGACATAGCCTCAGTTATAAAAGTAATTACCAGAATATTGAGAATATGTGATTCAAAACCTCAGAAAATTTGACTTATGCACTGTTTTTCAAACACATTAGTAGACAGAAACATGGCACTCAGCCTGTCTTTGAAAGCTATGGGAGAGCTCTGCAATAACAAAGATGCTCCAGGAGATGTTTAAAACCTAATTTTGATCAAAGTCTTTATCAGAAAttattgattttcttttctttctttcttttgatccCACCGACCattaaaattaacatttaatGAATAAAATGGGTCACATAACTGCCCAAAAACTACCCAAAAGAATCTCAAGATGAACTCCAAGTGATGAAATTTTCTTCTACAGAGACTCTGTTGGCCCACTTTTTGTGTTTATAGACAATGTTGAAAATATTGTCCCTTCATATCTGTAAGTGAAATCCGATTGATTTAAATTAGTTTGAGGTACAAttgttaatgtatttttaaaactaaaactaaaacgttcttatttgttttcaaagtgtaaaactgttaccagtgttggggagtaatggaatacattacaATCTCAcggcccatgtcacccctacttgcagcctgcataatgacgtgaagaaatattttttaaaataatttttcaaaaaactatttactatgaaggcaataggcagagttttacaggcatagccctaaagatccgtgctgcagggagaatggactgccatacatgttatgtgtctgtgagggagggaaaaaaaggagagtcGAAAAGCACAAGTGGGTAACGACCAGAAAcaggagatggaagcatgtaaatataataataaccgctgcagccaaaaagagcccagttgtaagtaagctattaagactcgactgtagactgtgttcgtgttttcctccgaaacaataagttccattggagcagcctttcaacgcctctctctgtctctcgctagcaaagtcgacacagacaacaaagtaaagctagtttttggcTACGAGCCTgacacggaacccgacgtattagccagaggtccctttacttttcggttcggagccgcggacctgttttatatacgcgcagaatacgagatcgctgcaaaaagtgcagccttacctaatgtccaccctacacactacacacagcaatagtacattcatgtagttgtaaaaagcatgataatatattaagtaatccaaaatattcagaatatgttactctcattgagtaatgtaACGGAATATGGTTCAAAATACATTtgggggcatgtattctgtaatctgtagtggaacattacattttgaaagtaaccttcccaacactgattgTTACAGAGTTGGGAACAAAAAAGGCCCATTAACTTACATGACTAATATTTGTTTAATGGTCACTTTGACATTCACTTTGATTTTCATAAAGACTTTTCTCAATCCAGAAATGAATTTTTAACCTTCTTCCTCTCAGCTCATCGTCATCCTTCAGTAAAGCGACCATGCTGCACTGCCGTCACCAAACCCAATTTGAGCACTGAGGTGGTGGGGGAAACGTATCGTGAGCAGGCTGCATCAAATCGCTGTGTGAAGGCTATAATGTAAGTCAAAACATGTTGTCCTCcagacaaacataaacacatgcAATCTGTATAACCTTCTCTCTTTTATTTCCAGTTTCAACACAAAAAAAGGACCGCTTTGTGCTGATCCAAACGCTCAGTGGGTCAAGGATTGTAAGTTATGCAAATagagacacagaaacacatgaaaagtaTTTGCAGAGAAAATCTGAAGCTCTcctttctctgtctttcctcTCCAGTCATTGCCAGAATGACAAAGGTGAAGCAGTGAAGCACAAAGCCTGTGTTGAAGCATTGCTACCTGTCTGCTACATCAGTATTTCCACCACCTTTAAAGGCAATAATTCGAGTTCtggctttgtgtcttttttcttgATCATATATGAATTGTGTTTACACAAAGCACATTTtggctttggaaaaaaaaacataaaaataaacctttGTATTATAACACCAATTTGTTCTTGCTgcttatcatcatcatcatcatcatcgtttatttgtatagcgctttacgaACACACAAGGCAgtccaaagtgctgaacaacacAGATTAAAACAACTACCAATTTAAAAATACGATAAAATCAttacatacaataaaataattaagaaGGTGTCAGTTTCCTACAGAGTTAAAAGCCagggaataaaaataggttttcaATCTGGACTTAAAGACCTGCACTGATGACGCTAGTCTAATTTGAAGGGGAAGGTTATTCCAGAGCATCGGAGCCACAATTGAAAAAGCTCGGTCTCCTCTGCATTTCAGCCGCGACTTAGGAACCGacagcaacagctgctcagctgaacGGAGCGAGCGAGGAGGAACATGTGGTTTCAGCAAATCAGATAAGTAAACAGGGGCCAgaccatttaaagatttaaaaaccaataaaaggactttaaaacGAACCCTAAATTCAATGGGAAGCCAATGCAAAGAAGCCAGAACCGGAGTGATGTGATCGAATTTCCTACTACCGGTTAAAAATCGTGCCGCAGCATTTTGCACTAACTGCAGGCGTGACAAGGTGCCCGACCCGGCCCCTATTAAAAGggaattacaatagtccagaCGTGTGgtgataaaagcatgaataagagTTTCCAAATTGGGTTTGGAAAGGAAAGGCTTAACCTTCGATAGGCGTCTGAGGTGATAAAAAGCAGATTTTACCACCCCATTTACATGACCTTCAAAAGTAAGCGCGGAATCAAGTTTAACACCAAGATTAGTGATTGAACTTTTCAGATGAGAGGTCAAATCACCAAAATCAACATCTGGGGTATCAGTAGAGCGATGCGGGCCATATAAAATTGCTTCCGTTTTgcgatcattaaaattcaaaaaattatttgccATCCATAATTTTATATCACTAAGACAGTCAAGCAATGATTGACATGGGGAGGTATCCAAATGACTAAAAGGTAAATAAAGCTGACAGTCATCTGCATACAAATGAAATGACACTCCATGTTTACGAAAAATCGCACCAAGGGGGAGTAAGTACAGCGAGAAAAATAATGGCCCAAGGATAGATCCCTGGGGCACACCCCAAAGCAGAGGGGCCACAGAGGAAGTGGCCAGTCCCAGTTTGACACAAAAACTCCTTTCGGAAAGATATGATTTTACCCATGACAATGCCAAATCAGAAATTCCCACACAGTGATGTAAGCGGGAGATCAGCAGGTCGTGGTCCACTTATGCAGCATGTTAACAGTACatgttatgcaaatgtactgtttataaggtttggggaaacctgcagtcagctgagactgaagaagtcacttggatgagtgacgaaacgtttctcccacaaaacgctacgtccagatgaacagattcaacttttggaggttcTTGCTGCTTGTTTGAATCCACACCAGACTCACACAATATCTCCTGATACATTCCCAGAATTGGATTCCCTTGGTGTTTTCAGTTGAGCTCAATAATCCAGTATTATGCACTTTTATTTGAGTTAAGTTTG contains:
- the LOC120441964 gene encoding C-C motif chemokine 3-like; translation: MNFLLQPDQRIGPPAKMSVKILSITFLLLSMCVCCHSSEAHRHPSVKRPCCTAVTKPNLSTEVVGETYREQAASNRCVKAIIFNTKKGPLCADPNAQWVKDFIARMTKVKQ